One genomic window of Halogeometricum sp. S3BR5-2 includes the following:
- a CDS encoding sensor histidine kinase: MDTSRLAAEVEADPFEYLPVMLLVTRPDEAGHPVVEDCNGRFLDRLGYAREEVVGRRVAAFYTADSAERHRNGGYERAREGTYDREERDFLTADGNVVSTVVRATPRRVDGTVVGVVAVYVDVTRQKWREQQVKVLNRVLRHNIRNDLNLLHGHATTLARHEDEAVAASARVIGRTVEHWLSLAEKVAEIERAFEEFPTRSTPLSALLRETQTTVELARPSATVRIGRPADDDVPVSSRLGVALEELCENGVKHAERERPTVTVAATREGEWVEVTVTDQGPGIPDHERAVLRDGEETSLVHGSGLGFWLVRTVVRRLGGELDVGDAADGEGSVVTVRVPVASVGAVNDR, translated from the coding sequence ATGGACACGAGCAGACTCGCGGCGGAGGTGGAGGCGGACCCCTTCGAGTATCTGCCGGTGATGCTGCTCGTGACGCGTCCCGACGAGGCGGGCCACCCCGTCGTGGAGGACTGCAACGGGCGGTTCCTCGACCGACTCGGCTACGCCCGCGAGGAAGTTGTCGGGCGCCGCGTCGCGGCGTTCTACACCGCCGACTCCGCGGAGCGACACCGGAACGGCGGGTACGAACGCGCCCGCGAGGGGACGTACGACCGCGAGGAGCGGGACTTTCTCACCGCCGACGGCAACGTCGTCTCCACCGTCGTCCGCGCGACGCCGCGCCGCGTCGACGGGACGGTGGTCGGCGTCGTCGCGGTGTACGTCGACGTGACGAGACAGAAGTGGCGCGAACAGCAGGTGAAGGTTCTCAACCGCGTGCTGCGGCACAACATCCGAAACGACCTGAACCTGCTGCACGGCCACGCGACGACGCTCGCCCGACACGAGGACGAGGCGGTGGCGGCGTCGGCGCGGGTGATCGGCCGAACCGTCGAGCACTGGCTGTCGCTGGCGGAGAAAGTCGCGGAGATAGAGCGCGCCTTCGAGGAGTTTCCCACCCGGTCGACGCCGCTGTCGGCGCTGCTGCGGGAGACGCAGACGACGGTCGAACTCGCGCGGCCGTCGGCGACCGTTCGGATCGGACGCCCGGCCGACGACGACGTCCCCGTCTCCTCGCGCCTCGGCGTCGCCCTCGAAGAACTGTGCGAGAACGGCGTCAAACACGCCGAACGGGAGCGTCCGACGGTCACCGTCGCCGCGACGCGCGAGGGGGAGTGGGTCGAGGTGACCGTGACCGACCAGGGGCCCGGCATCCCCGACCACGAGCGCGCGGTGCTGCGGGACGGCGAGGAGACGTCGCTCGTCCACGGGAGCGGACTGGGGTTCTGGCTGGTCCGCACGGTCGTCCGGCGTCTCGGGGGCGAACTCGACGTCGGCGACGCCGCCGACGGGGAGGGCAGCGTCGTGACGGTGCGAGTGCCCGTCGCCTCGGTCGGAGCTGTCAACGACCGATGA
- a CDS encoding ribonuclease J, translated as MEIEIATIGGYEEVGRQMTAVRAGDDVVVFDMGLNLSQVLIHDNVETEKMHSLDLIDMGAIPDDRVMSELEGDVKAIVPTHGHLDHIGAISKLAHRYDAPVVATPFTIELVKQQVEGENKFNVGNDLVKMSAGETMSIGDSGNVELEFVHVTHSIIDAINPVLHTPEGAVVYGLDKRMDHSPVLEDPIDMERFREIGREGNGVLAYIEDCTNAGRKGRTPSESVARRHLKDVMTSVEDYDGGIVATTFSSHISRVSSIVEFAKDIGRQPVLLGRSMEKYSGTAERLGFVDIPDDVGMYGHRKSVDRTFKRIMKEGKENYLPIVTGHQGEPRAMLTRMGRGETPYELDDGDKVIFSARVIPEPTNEGQRYQSERLLKMQGARIYDEIHVSGHLREEGHYQMLDALQPQHVIPAHQNLKGFAPYVDLCESQGYALGRDLHVTRNGNMIQLVE; from the coding sequence ATGGAAATCGAAATCGCAACCATAGGCGGATACGAAGAAGTCGGTCGCCAGATGACGGCGGTACGTGCGGGCGACGACGTCGTCGTCTTCGACATGGGCCTGAACCTGAGTCAGGTCCTCATCCACGACAACGTGGAGACCGAAAAGATGCACAGCCTCGACCTGATCGACATGGGCGCCATCCCGGACGACCGGGTCATGTCCGAACTCGAGGGCGACGTGAAGGCCATCGTGCCGACGCACGGCCACCTCGACCACATCGGCGCCATCTCGAAACTCGCCCACCGCTACGACGCGCCCGTCGTGGCGACGCCGTTCACCATCGAACTGGTGAAACAGCAGGTCGAAGGGGAGAACAAGTTCAACGTCGGCAACGACCTCGTGAAGATGAGCGCCGGCGAGACGATGTCCATCGGGGACTCCGGCAACGTCGAACTGGAGTTCGTCCACGTCACACACTCCATCATCGACGCCATCAACCCCGTCCTCCACACCCCCGAGGGCGCCGTGGTCTACGGCCTCGACAAGCGCATGGACCACTCGCCGGTCCTCGAAGACCCCATCGACATGGAGCGCTTCCGAGAGATCGGTCGCGAGGGCAACGGCGTCCTCGCCTACATCGAGGACTGCACGAACGCCGGCCGGAAGGGGCGCACCCCCTCCGAGTCCGTCGCGCGGCGCCACCTGAAGGACGTGATGACCTCCGTCGAGGACTACGACGGCGGCATCGTGGCGACGACGTTCTCCTCGCACATCTCCCGCGTCTCCTCCATCGTCGAGTTCGCCAAGGATATCGGCCGACAGCCCGTTCTCTTGGGCCGTTCGATGGAGAAGTACTCCGGCACCGCAGAGCGCCTCGGCTTCGTCGACATCCCCGACGACGTGGGGATGTACGGCCACCGAAAGTCCGTCGACCGGACGTTCAAGCGCATCATGAAGGAGGGCAAGGAGAACTACCTCCCCATCGTCACGGGTCACCAGGGCGAACCGCGCGCGATGCTCACCCGCATGGGCCGCGGCGAGACGCCGTACGAACTGGACGACGGCGACAAGGTCATCTTCTCCGCGCGGGTCATCCCGGAACCGACCAACGAGGGCCAGCGCTACCAGTCCGAACGCCTGCTGAAGATGCAGGGCGCGCGCATCTACGACGAGATTCACGTGTCGGGCCACCTCCGCGAGGAGGGCCACTACCAGATGCTCGACGCGCTCCAGCCGCAGCACGTCATCCCCGCTCACCAGAACCTCAAGGGCTTCGCGCCGTACGTGGACCTCTGTGAGTCGCAGGGGTACGCGCTGGGGCGCGACCTCCACGTGACGCGGAACGGCAACATGATCCAACTGGTGGAGTGA
- the idsA3 gene encoding geranylfarnesyl diphosphate synthase, which yields MNSEATEERVLEAVQERRQLVNDALDEDVPMAEPERLYEATRYLLQAGGKRLRPTVTLLTAEALADVEPLSEEYRAFPGVDGTTVDVMAAAVSIEVIQSFTLIHDDIMDDDDLRRGVPAVHKEYDTETAILAGDTLYAKAFELMTDTGADPANGLEAVRLLATTCTKICEGQALDVEFERRTEVVPDEYLDMVELKTAVLYGAATATAAVLMGADDETVEALYRYGIDSGCAFQIQDDVLDLTVPSEKLGKQRGSDLVEDKETLITLHARQQGVDVDGLVEADTVDGVTEDEIDAAVAELEAAGSIDYARETAQELTDRAKRHLEVLPDNEAHSLLEDIADYLITRGY from the coding sequence ATGAACTCGGAAGCGACGGAGGAGCGGGTGCTCGAAGCCGTCCAAGAGCGGCGGCAGCTCGTCAACGACGCGCTCGACGAGGACGTGCCGATGGCGGAACCCGAACGGCTGTACGAGGCCACGCGGTACCTCCTGCAGGCGGGCGGCAAGCGGCTCCGCCCGACGGTGACGCTTCTCACCGCCGAGGCGCTCGCGGACGTCGAACCGCTCTCGGAGGAGTACCGGGCGTTCCCGGGCGTCGACGGCACGACGGTCGACGTGATGGCCGCCGCCGTGAGCATCGAGGTCATCCAGTCGTTCACCCTCATCCACGACGACATCATGGACGACGACGACCTCCGTCGCGGCGTCCCCGCGGTGCACAAAGAGTACGACACCGAGACGGCCATCCTCGCCGGCGACACGCTGTACGCGAAGGCGTTCGAGCTGATGACCGACACCGGCGCGGACCCCGCCAACGGCCTCGAAGCCGTCCGACTGCTCGCCACCACCTGCACCAAGATCTGCGAGGGACAGGCGCTGGACGTGGAGTTCGAGCGCCGGACGGAGGTGGTGCCCGACGAGTACCTCGACATGGTCGAACTGAAGACGGCGGTGCTGTACGGCGCCGCCACCGCGACGGCCGCGGTGCTGATGGGCGCCGACGACGAGACGGTCGAGGCGCTCTACCGCTACGGCATCGACTCGGGGTGCGCCTTCCAGATTCAGGACGACGTGCTCGACCTGACCGTCCCCTCGGAGAAACTGGGGAAACAGCGCGGGTCGGACCTCGTCGAGGACAAGGAGACGCTCATCACCCTCCACGCGCGCCAGCAGGGCGTCGACGTGGACGGACTCGTCGAAGCCGACACCGTCGACGGCGTCACCGAAGACGAGATAGACGCCGCCGTCGCCGAACTGGAGGCGGCCGGCTCCATCGACTACGCCCGCGAGACCGCACAGGAACTCACGGACCGGGCGAAGCGCCACCTCGAAGTCCTCCCGGACAACGAGGCGCACTCGCTGCTGGAAGACATCGCCGACTACCTCATCACCCGCGGCTACTGA
- a CDS encoding glutamate--tRNA ligase codes for MDDELRARVEEEAEKHALLNAVKYDSDADVGAVMGPLMGENPDFRPHGDEIPGVVGGVVGRVNDLPPDEKRARLEELAPEELAEMEAEEEADDRTLPDLPNADDYEEVRMRAAPNPNGPWHIGHARMPAVIGTYKEIYDGSFVVRFDDTDPETKRPDLDAYDAILEDIDYLGFEPDEVIRASDRVETYYDHAREVIEMGGAYTCSCSGEAFSELKNAGEPCPHRDKDAETTREEFEAMVDGELSSGEMVLRIKTDIEHKNPALRDWVAFRMIDTPHPREEASEYRCWPMLDFQSGVDDHLTGVTHIIRGIDLQDSAKRQRFLYDYFGWQYPEVVHWGHVQVDAYDVKMSTSTIKEKIDAGELDGWDDPRAPTIKSLRRRGIRGSAIVDAMLELGTSTSDVDLSMSAIYANNRDIVDDEAARYFLVREGERFAVEGGPEAGHPAIHPDHEDRGDRTVPAADGVVVEPADVPEEGERVWLKGFGCVRREDDSLVHTDDAIEAVRSGDVDVVHWAPAEDNVPVRMRTMDGDVTGVAEPDFADSKVDDVVQFERIGFARVDSQGPDESVVYWAHE; via the coding sequence ATGGACGACGAGTTACGAGCGCGCGTCGAAGAGGAGGCGGAGAAGCACGCTCTCCTCAACGCGGTCAAGTACGACAGCGACGCCGACGTGGGGGCGGTCATGGGACCGCTGATGGGCGAGAACCCGGATTTCAGACCCCACGGCGACGAGATTCCGGGCGTCGTCGGCGGCGTCGTCGGGCGCGTGAACGACCTCCCGCCGGACGAGAAACGCGCCCGACTGGAGGAGTTGGCCCCCGAGGAACTCGCCGAGATGGAGGCCGAGGAGGAGGCCGACGACCGGACGCTGCCGGACCTGCCGAACGCCGACGACTACGAGGAGGTCAGGATGCGCGCCGCGCCGAACCCGAACGGCCCGTGGCACATCGGCCACGCGCGGATGCCCGCCGTCATCGGCACCTACAAGGAGATATACGACGGGTCGTTCGTCGTCCGCTTCGACGACACCGACCCCGAGACGAAGCGGCCCGACTTGGACGCCTACGACGCTATCTTAGAGGACATCGACTACCTCGGCTTCGAACCGGACGAGGTCATCCGCGCCTCCGACCGCGTGGAGACGTACTACGACCACGCCCGCGAGGTCATCGAGATGGGCGGGGCGTACACCTGCTCCTGTTCGGGCGAGGCGTTCTCGGAGTTGAAGAACGCGGGGGAACCCTGCCCGCACCGCGACAAGGACGCCGAGACGACCCGCGAGGAGTTCGAGGCGATGGTCGACGGGGAGTTATCCTCCGGGGAGATGGTGCTCCGAATCAAGACGGACATCGAGCACAAGAACCCCGCCCTGCGCGACTGGGTGGCGTTCCGCATGATAGACACGCCGCACCCGCGCGAGGAAGCGAGCGAGTACCGCTGTTGGCCGATGCTCGACTTCCAGTCCGGCGTCGACGACCACCTCACGGGCGTCACGCACATCATCCGCGGCATCGACCTGCAGGACTCGGCGAAGCGACAGCGGTTCCTCTACGACTACTTCGGCTGGCAGTACCCCGAAGTCGTCCACTGGGGGCACGTGCAGGTGGACGCCTACGACGTGAAGATGTCCACCTCTACGATAAAGGAGAAGATAGACGCCGGCGAACTCGACGGCTGGGACGACCCGCGCGCGCCGACCATCAAGAGCCTCCGCCGCCGGGGGATTCGAGGGTCGGCCATCGTCGACGCGATGCTCGAACTCGGCACCTCCACCTCCGACGTCGACCTCTCGATGTCGGCCATCTACGCGAACAACCGCGATATCGTCGACGACGAGGCGGCCCGCTACTTCCTCGTCCGCGAGGGCGAACGGTTCGCCGTCGAGGGCGGCCCCGAGGCGGGTCATCCGGCGATTCATCCGGACCACGAGGACAGAGGGGACAGAACCGTCCCCGCCGCGGACGGCGTCGTCGTCGAACCCGCGGACGTCCCCGAAGAAGGCGAACGCGTCTGGCTGAAAGGATTCGGCTGCGTCCGCCGCGAGGACGACTCCTTGGTCCACACCGACGACGCCATCGAGGCCGTCCGCTCGGGCGACGTGGACGTGGTTCACTGGGCGCCCGCCGAGGACAACGTTCCCGTCCGGATGCGGACGATGGACGGCGACGTGACGGGCGTCGCCGAACCCGACTTCGCCGACTCGAAGGTGGACGACGTGGTGCAGTTCGAGCGCATCGGATTTGCGAGAGTCGACTCGCAGGGACCCGACGAGTCCGTCGTCTACTGGGCGCACGAGTAG
- a CDS encoding cyclase family protein: protein MTHLVDLTRRVESGMPTYPGDPAVDVTPHATHGADGYRVSRLELGTHAGTHIDAPAHTEADGATLGSFDVDRFRFDARLVDCRGVGANGEIGPNAVPERDGNGDEEREMLVFRTGWETEWGTDRMTDHPYLAPKTAERCADRGFHVGTDALSPDPTGAESVPAHRALLGSERLIVENLCNLGSVPERFELLALPLRVDADGAPVRAVARA, encoded by the coding sequence ATGACCCACCTGGTCGACCTCACGCGCCGCGTCGAATCGGGGATGCCGACGTACCCCGGCGACCCCGCCGTCGACGTGACGCCGCACGCGACGCACGGGGCGGACGGCTACCGCGTCTCGCGCCTCGAACTCGGCACGCACGCGGGGACGCATATCGACGCCCCCGCGCACACCGAGGCGGACGGAGCGACGCTCGGGTCGTTCGACGTCGACCGGTTTCGTTTCGACGCCCGCCTCGTCGACTGCCGCGGCGTCGGCGCGAACGGAGAGATAGGCCCGAACGCGGTGCCCGAGAGGGACGGGAACGGAGATGAAGAGAGGGAGATGCTCGTCTTCCGCACCGGGTGGGAGACCGAGTGGGGCACCGACCGGATGACCGACCACCCCTACCTCGCCCCGAAGACGGCCGAACGGTGCGCCGACCGGGGGTTCCACGTCGGCACCGACGCGCTGAGTCCGGACCCGACGGGCGCGGAGTCGGTGCCCGCGCACCGCGCGCTCCTCGGGTCGGAGAGGCTGATAGTCGAGAACCTGTGTAACCTGGGTTCGGTTCCCGAGCGGTTCGAGTTGCTTGCGCTCCCCCTCCGCGTCGACGCCGACGGCGCGCCGGTGCGGGCCGTCGCGCGGGCGTGA
- a CDS encoding DUF456 domain-containing protein: MDAIALLAIALAAIGVVGVVVPLLPGALLSLVGVYLYWWSTGYADPSLPVLVTLTAVGLFTVIIDYFGGAIAARAGGASSLTTAAAVVVGLVLLVVTGPVGFLLGIAATVFVVEFVRNNDPEQSARVALYATAGVLASTVMQVLLTGAMLVVLVLAVLF; encoded by the coding sequence ATGGACGCCATCGCGCTTCTCGCCATCGCACTCGCCGCAATCGGCGTCGTCGGCGTCGTCGTCCCCCTCCTCCCGGGTGCGTTGCTCTCTCTGGTCGGCGTCTACCTCTACTGGTGGTCGACGGGGTACGCCGACCCATCGCTGCCGGTGCTCGTGACGCTCACCGCCGTCGGCCTCTTTACGGTGATAATCGACTACTTCGGCGGCGCCATCGCGGCGCGGGCGGGCGGCGCGTCCTCGCTCACCACCGCCGCCGCCGTCGTCGTCGGCCTCGTCCTCCTCGTCGTCACGGGGCCGGTGGGCTTCCTGCTCGGCATCGCCGCCACGGTGTTCGTCGTGGAGTTCGTGCGCAACAACGACCCCGAACAGAGCGCGCGTGTCGCCCTCTACGCCACCGCGGGCGTCCTCGCCTCGACGGTGATGCAGGTGCTTCTCACGGGCGCCATGCTCGTCGTCCTCGTCCTCGCGGTGCTGTTCTGA
- a CDS encoding 4Fe-4S dicluster domain-containing protein, with product MPIDPNFEKNREAVDEEDGVTVWGPVDPPEKLGIHGTHVAVDFDICIGDGACLEDCPVDVFSWVDTPDHPESEVKVEPAREDQCIDCMLCVDVCPVDAIDVDPGRAGRV from the coding sequence ATGCCGATAGACCCGAACTTCGAGAAGAACCGGGAAGCGGTGGACGAAGAGGACGGCGTGACGGTGTGGGGACCGGTCGACCCACCGGAGAAACTCGGAATCCACGGGACGCACGTCGCCGTCGACTTCGACATCTGCATCGGCGACGGGGCGTGCCTCGAGGACTGCCCGGTGGACGTGTTCTCGTGGGTCGACACGCCCGACCACCCCGAGTCGGAGGTGAAAGTCGAACCCGCCCGCGAGGACCAGTGCATCGACTGCATGCTCTGCGTCGACGTCTGCCCCGTCGACGCCATCGACGTCGACCCCGGCCGCGCGGGCCGCGTGTGA
- a CDS encoding electron transfer flavoprotein subunit beta/FixA family protein yields the protein MHTLTLTKGVPDFREGKVSFDEDGHLERGKTPTVMNPNDAYALNAALQTRVRHGGRVSVMSMGPPGYKEVLREAMATTYADDLYLISDREMAAADTWATAITLSAAIEEMGVPDLVFAGFKTADGETGHTGPQTCWCLDMPVVTHVTALDIDEEEERLRARRLVEGDLSETETVETDLPAFVVVDPEFEPSYRTARHRLTLKDLRETARERAESYEDALTVWDHADINVDPDYIGLDGSPTIVSSVDPIPKPPAEREATMVDPTDAEEMRDVLDAMRPLAGDAGDAAAAGGD from the coding sequence ATGCACACACTCACGCTGACGAAGGGCGTCCCCGACTTCCGGGAGGGGAAGGTGTCGTTCGACGAGGACGGCCACCTCGAACGCGGGAAGACGCCGACGGTGATGAACCCGAACGACGCGTACGCGCTGAACGCCGCGTTGCAGACGCGGGTCAGACACGGCGGGCGCGTCTCGGTGATGAGCATGGGCCCGCCGGGGTACAAGGAGGTGCTCCGGGAGGCGATGGCGACGACGTACGCCGACGACCTCTACTTGATATCGGACCGCGAGATGGCCGCCGCCGACACGTGGGCGACGGCCATCACGCTCAGCGCCGCCATCGAGGAGATGGGCGTCCCCGACCTCGTGTTCGCGGGGTTCAAGACGGCCGACGGGGAGACGGGCCACACCGGCCCGCAGACGTGCTGGTGTCTCGATATGCCCGTCGTGACCCACGTCACCGCTCTCGACATCGACGAGGAGGAAGAGCGGCTCCGCGCGCGGCGGCTGGTGGAGGGCGACCTCTCGGAGACGGAGACGGTGGAGACGGACCTCCCGGCGTTCGTCGTCGTCGACCCGGAGTTCGAGCCGTCCTATCGGACCGCGCGACACCGCCTGACGCTGAAGGACCTGCGCGAGACGGCGCGCGAACGCGCCGAGAGCTACGAGGACGCGTTGACCGTGTGGGACCACGCCGACATCAACGTCGACCCCGACTACATCGGCCTCGACGGGTCGCCCACCATCGTCTCCTCCGTCGACCCGATTCCGAAACCGCCGGCCGAACGCGAGGCGACGATGGTCGACCCGACCGACGCCGAGGAGATGCGCGACGTCCTCGACGCGATGCGACCGCTGGCGGGCGACGCGGGCGACGCCGCGGCCGCGGGGGGTGACTGA
- a CDS encoding electron transfer flavoprotein subunit alpha/FixB family protein — protein sequence MTLDPGEYDISELGPAIKDVDDVEELREILEAEQSGENRAGAVALVESRIEKFSEDDEEGVEEIDLSAMSAAEVGNALQRVDEANELERLLREETEGEDRSAVKRLIQRRLDAVQGSEEGEGEETEVDDRPPEERHPELSHPTRDKRHVRSLRDGRYRDMWVYCETQGGELVSVSKEMLGKARELMDGYNDRYAGGEGGDDGDEEEERVVAVLVGDDVRRHADDCIALGADVVVVREDDRLERFRHKPYAEIVADMARAGAEHAGGEAVGGREEAWRDYDKPRYFLFPATNNGRDLSALVQAELDSGLASDCSGLYIDEEVISNPVKTGAAGEKRTFDRVLHMKRPDFSGFEYSTILCLDNPRREFHPQSASVIPGSFDVPDPDPEREGLVVDHELGLDEAWFRVAVTDHERLDEGVDLSGRDVVVAVGRGIGADPTRGMELALDLAEAFEDADVGVSRGIVTGSYAFEPHVERYAREERQIGETGQVVAPKLYVAAGISGAVQHKVGMDESDTVVAVNTDPEARIRDFSDFFVEGDLFEVLPALTEAVRGGTFEAGAVAGDAAATDGGRVSKSPDTDAATGGEGE from the coding sequence GTGACGCTCGACCCCGGCGAGTACGACATCTCCGAACTCGGTCCGGCGATAAAGGACGTAGACGACGTCGAGGAACTCCGCGAGATTCTGGAGGCCGAGCAGTCCGGCGAGAACCGCGCGGGCGCGGTCGCCCTCGTCGAGAGCCGCATCGAGAAGTTCTCCGAGGACGACGAGGAGGGCGTCGAGGAAATCGACCTCTCGGCGATGTCCGCCGCGGAGGTCGGCAACGCCCTCCAACGCGTCGACGAGGCGAACGAACTCGAACGCCTCCTGCGGGAGGAGACGGAGGGAGAGGACCGCAGCGCGGTGAAGCGCCTGATTCAGCGCCGACTCGACGCCGTGCAGGGGAGCGAGGAGGGAGAGGGCGAGGAGACGGAGGTGGACGACCGTCCGCCCGAGGAGCGACATCCGGAGCTCTCGCACCCGACGCGCGACAAGCGGCACGTTCGGTCGCTCCGGGACGGCCGCTACCGCGACATGTGGGTGTACTGCGAGACGCAGGGCGGCGAACTCGTCTCGGTGTCGAAGGAGATGCTCGGGAAGGCCCGCGAGTTGATGGACGGCTACAACGACCGCTACGCGGGCGGCGAGGGCGGGGACGATGGAGACGAGGAGGAAGAACGCGTCGTGGCGGTCCTCGTCGGCGACGACGTGCGGAGGCACGCCGACGACTGCATCGCCCTCGGTGCGGACGTCGTCGTCGTCCGCGAGGACGACCGCCTCGAACGCTTCCGGCACAAGCCGTACGCCGAAATCGTCGCGGACATGGCCCGCGCCGGGGCGGAGCACGCGGGCGGCGAAGCCGTCGGCGGCCGCGAGGAGGCGTGGCGCGACTACGACAAGCCCCGCTACTTCCTCTTCCCGGCGACGAACAACGGCCGGGACCTCTCGGCGCTGGTGCAGGCCGAACTCGACTCCGGCCTCGCCAGCGACTGCTCGGGGCTCTACATCGACGAGGAGGTCATCTCGAACCCGGTGAAGACCGGCGCCGCGGGCGAGAAGCGGACGTTCGACCGCGTCCTGCACATGAAGCGCCCGGACTTCTCGGGCTTCGAGTACTCGACCATCCTCTGTCTGGACAACCCCCGACGCGAGTTCCACCCGCAGAGCGCGTCGGTCATCCCCGGCAGTTTCGACGTGCCCGACCCGGACCCCGAACGCGAGGGACTCGTCGTCGACCACGAACTCGGCCTCGACGAGGCGTGGTTCCGCGTCGCCGTCACCGACCACGAGCGCTTGGACGAGGGCGTCGACCTGTCCGGCCGCGACGTCGTCGTCGCCGTCGGACGCGGCATCGGCGCCGACCCGACCCGCGGGATGGAACTGGCGCTGGACCTCGCGGAGGCCTTCGAGGACGCCGACGTCGGCGTCTCCCGCGGCATCGTCACCGGGTCGTACGCCTTCGAACCCCACGTCGAGCGGTACGCCCGCGAGGAGCGACAGATAGGCGAGACGGGGCAGGTCGTCGCGCCGAAACTGTACGTCGCCGCGGGCATCTCCGGGGCGGTCCAGCACAAGGTCGGCATGGACGAGTCCGACACCGTCGTCGCGGTGAACACCGACCCCGAAGCCCGCATCCGCGATTTCTCGGACTTCTTCGTCGAGGGCGACCTGTTCGAGGTGCTCCCGGCGCTGACAGAGGCGGTCCGCGGAGGGACGTTCGAGGCCGGCGCCGTCGCGGGAGACGCGGCGGCGACGGACGGCGGGAGAGTCTCAAAATCACCCGATACCGACGCGGCGACGGGAGGTGAGGGCGAATGA